A single genomic interval of Centropristis striata isolate RG_2023a ecotype Rhode Island chromosome 8, C.striata_1.0, whole genome shotgun sequence harbors:
- the aldh5a1 gene encoding succinate-semialdehyde dehydrogenase, mitochondrial isoform X2 — protein MQRLYSLDVSAPLLRTQGYVDGRWVSAASVFPVLDPATGQEIARVSDCGPAEAKQAVDAAFKAFQSWKQRSAKERSVLLRRWFDLMTNHKEELARLITFECGKPLQESLSEVAYSASFLEWFSEEARRVYGDIVPSPNKDRKILLLKQPVGVSSIITPWNFPSAMITRKVGAALAAGCTVVVKPAEDTPLSALALAELAEQAGIPAGVFNVVPCSREKTPSVGEVLCTDPLVAIVSFTGSTATGKVLLRMAADTVKKASMELGGHAPFIVFDSADIDVAVRGAMASKFRNSGQTCVCSNRFLVQSGIHDRFVEQLGRAMDAELRLGHGSEPGTTQGPLINSRAAEKVVQQVSDAVSRGAKVLKGGKRLDGSFMEPTLLADVTTDMLCTKEETFGPLLPVIRFNTEEEALAIANASNVGLAGYCYSQDVSQIWRVMEALETGIVGINEGLLSTPEASFGGVKESGLGREGSKYGIDDYLDVKYVCFGGLKP, from the exons ATGCAGCGCCTCTACAGCCTGGATGTGTCCGCTCCGCTGCTGCGGACGCAGGGCTACGTGGACGGCCGCTGGGTCTCCGCAGCCTCGGTGTTCCCGGTGCTGGACCCGGCCACCGGACAGGAGATAGCCCGGGTGTCGGACTGTGGCCCGGCGGAGGCCAAGCAGGCTGTGGACGCTGCGTTCAAGGCGTTTCAGTCCTGGAAGCAGCGCAGCGCCAAA GAGAGGAGCGTCCTGCTGAGGAGATGGTTCGACCTGATGACCAATCACAAAGAGGAGCTGGCCCGACTCATCACCTTCGAGTGT GGTAAGCCCCTGCAGGAGTCTCTGAGCGAGGTGGCGTACTCCGCCTCCTTCCTGGAGTGGTTTTCTGAGGAGGCTCGGCGAGTGTACGGCGACATCGTCCCGTCGCCCAACAAAGACCGAAAGATCCTCCTCCTCAAACAGCCTGTGGGCGTGTCCTCCATCATCACACCG TGGAACTTCCCCAGCGCGATGATCACCAGGAAGGTGGGAGCTGCTCTGGCTGCCGGCTGCACGGTGGTGGTGAAACCAGCCGAGGACACGCCGCTGTCAGCGCTCGCTCTGGCTGAG CTGGCGGAGCAGGCGGGGATCCCGGCGGGGGTCTTCAACGTGGTTCCTTGCTCCAGAGAGAAGACTCCGTCAGTCGGGGAGGTTCTCTGCACCGACCCGCTGGTCGCCATCGTCTCCTTCACTGGTTCCACCGCCACCGGCAAG GTGCTGCTCAGAATGGCTGCTGACACGGTGAAGAAGGCGTCCATGGAGCTgggaggccacgcccccttcaTCGTGTTCGACAGCGCTGACATCGACGTGGCGGTTCGCGGGGCCATGGCCTCCAAGTTCAGGAACTCTGGACAG ACGTGTGTGTGCTCCAACCGTTTCCTGGTGCAGAGCGGCATCCACGACCGCTTCGTGGAGCAGCTGGGCCGAGCAATGGACGCCGAGCTCCGGCTGGGTCACGGCTCGGAGCCCGGCACCACCCAGGGGCCGCTCATcaacagcagagctgcagagaag GTGGTGCAGCAGGTCTCAGACGCCGTGTCCAGGGGAGCGAAGGTGCTGAAGGGCGGGAAGCGTCTGGACGGCTCCTTCATGGAGCCCACTCTGCTGGCTGACGTCACCACAGACATGCTCTGCACCAAGGAGGAAACCTTCGGCCCGCTGCTGCCCGTCATCAG GTTCAACACAGAGGAAGAGGCTCTGGCGATCGCTAACGCTTCTAACGTCGGGCTGGCCG gTTACTGCTACTCACAGGATGTGAGTCAGATCTGGCGGGTGATGGAGGCGTTGGAGACGGGGATCGTGGGAATCAACGAGGGCCTCCTGTCCACGCCGGAGGCCTCGTTCGGCGGGGTCAAAGAGTCCGGGCTGGGTCGCGAGGGCTCCAAGTACGGCATCGACGACTACCTGGACGTCAAGTACGTCTGCTTCGGAGGCCTCAAACCCTGA
- the aldh5a1 gene encoding succinate-semialdehyde dehydrogenase, mitochondrial isoform X1, whose translation MSRLCPSMSPVCVPRTLRLLRQLFPGLPAAMQRLYSLDVSAPLLRTQGYVDGRWVSAASVFPVLDPATGQEIARVSDCGPAEAKQAVDAAFKAFQSWKQRSAKERSVLLRRWFDLMTNHKEELARLITFECGKPLQESLSEVAYSASFLEWFSEEARRVYGDIVPSPNKDRKILLLKQPVGVSSIITPWNFPSAMITRKVGAALAAGCTVVVKPAEDTPLSALALAELAEQAGIPAGVFNVVPCSREKTPSVGEVLCTDPLVAIVSFTGSTATGKVLLRMAADTVKKASMELGGHAPFIVFDSADIDVAVRGAMASKFRNSGQTCVCSNRFLVQSGIHDRFVEQLGRAMDAELRLGHGSEPGTTQGPLINSRAAEKVVQQVSDAVSRGAKVLKGGKRLDGSFMEPTLLADVTTDMLCTKEETFGPLLPVIRFNTEEEALAIANASNVGLAGYCYSQDVSQIWRVMEALETGIVGINEGLLSTPEASFGGVKESGLGREGSKYGIDDYLDVKYVCFGGLKP comes from the exons ATGTCCCGGCTGTGTCCCAGCATGTCCCCTGTGTGTGTCCCGAGGACTCTCCGCCTCCTCCGGCAGCTCTTCCCCGGCCTGCCCGCCGCCATGCAGCGCCTCTACAGCCTGGATGTGTCCGCTCCGCTGCTGCGGACGCAGGGCTACGTGGACGGCCGCTGGGTCTCCGCAGCCTCGGTGTTCCCGGTGCTGGACCCGGCCACCGGACAGGAGATAGCCCGGGTGTCGGACTGTGGCCCGGCGGAGGCCAAGCAGGCTGTGGACGCTGCGTTCAAGGCGTTTCAGTCCTGGAAGCAGCGCAGCGCCAAA GAGAGGAGCGTCCTGCTGAGGAGATGGTTCGACCTGATGACCAATCACAAAGAGGAGCTGGCCCGACTCATCACCTTCGAGTGT GGTAAGCCCCTGCAGGAGTCTCTGAGCGAGGTGGCGTACTCCGCCTCCTTCCTGGAGTGGTTTTCTGAGGAGGCTCGGCGAGTGTACGGCGACATCGTCCCGTCGCCCAACAAAGACCGAAAGATCCTCCTCCTCAAACAGCCTGTGGGCGTGTCCTCCATCATCACACCG TGGAACTTCCCCAGCGCGATGATCACCAGGAAGGTGGGAGCTGCTCTGGCTGCCGGCTGCACGGTGGTGGTGAAACCAGCCGAGGACACGCCGCTGTCAGCGCTCGCTCTGGCTGAG CTGGCGGAGCAGGCGGGGATCCCGGCGGGGGTCTTCAACGTGGTTCCTTGCTCCAGAGAGAAGACTCCGTCAGTCGGGGAGGTTCTCTGCACCGACCCGCTGGTCGCCATCGTCTCCTTCACTGGTTCCACCGCCACCGGCAAG GTGCTGCTCAGAATGGCTGCTGACACGGTGAAGAAGGCGTCCATGGAGCTgggaggccacgcccccttcaTCGTGTTCGACAGCGCTGACATCGACGTGGCGGTTCGCGGGGCCATGGCCTCCAAGTTCAGGAACTCTGGACAG ACGTGTGTGTGCTCCAACCGTTTCCTGGTGCAGAGCGGCATCCACGACCGCTTCGTGGAGCAGCTGGGCCGAGCAATGGACGCCGAGCTCCGGCTGGGTCACGGCTCGGAGCCCGGCACCACCCAGGGGCCGCTCATcaacagcagagctgcagagaag GTGGTGCAGCAGGTCTCAGACGCCGTGTCCAGGGGAGCGAAGGTGCTGAAGGGCGGGAAGCGTCTGGACGGCTCCTTCATGGAGCCCACTCTGCTGGCTGACGTCACCACAGACATGCTCTGCACCAAGGAGGAAACCTTCGGCCCGCTGCTGCCCGTCATCAG GTTCAACACAGAGGAAGAGGCTCTGGCGATCGCTAACGCTTCTAACGTCGGGCTGGCCG gTTACTGCTACTCACAGGATGTGAGTCAGATCTGGCGGGTGATGGAGGCGTTGGAGACGGGGATCGTGGGAATCAACGAGGGCCTCCTGTCCACGCCGGAGGCCTCGTTCGGCGGGGTCAAAGAGTCCGGGCTGGGTCGCGAGGGCTCCAAGTACGGCATCGACGACTACCTGGACGTCAAGTACGTCTGCTTCGGAGGCCTCAAACCCTGA